A window of the Litorilinea aerophila genome harbors these coding sequences:
- a CDS encoding glutamine synthetase family protein, translated as MLTLEQLAELVQAGSVDTVIVAFSDLYGRFMGKRFDAEFFLEEVSQHGTHGCDYLLTVDMEMEPVPGYQYANWEKGYGDFHLVPDLQTLRLASWLDRTALVICDVEDEASHQQVSLAPRTLLRRQVERAEALGYTAYGASELEYYLFRLSYREAARRGYRDLDAAGWYIEDYHILQGSRVEAFTAAVRRHLKRSGVPVENSKGEWGLGQHELNIRYSPVLTMADRHALYKQCLKEVADQMGLSVTFMAKFAEGQAGSSCHLHLSLWQDGTNAFAGGETFGPVQASPLFRWFLGGWIHYLPELMVFYAPTVNAYKRYQAGSWAPTRLAWSYDNRTAGFRVVGRGQSLRIECRVPGADCNPYLAYSASLAAGLEGIAQQIEPPAPFAGDVYAARHLPHVPRSLGEATDLFEQSEFVRRVLGEEVVEHYTHFFRVEQAAYDRAVTDWERRRYFERI; from the coding sequence ATGTTAACCCTGGAGCAGCTGGCGGAACTGGTCCAGGCTGGAAGCGTCGACACCGTAATCGTGGCCTTCAGCGACCTCTACGGTCGTTTCATGGGCAAGCGCTTCGACGCTGAGTTTTTCCTGGAGGAAGTCAGCCAGCACGGCACCCATGGCTGCGACTATCTCCTGACGGTGGACATGGAGATGGAGCCGGTCCCCGGCTACCAGTACGCCAACTGGGAGAAGGGCTACGGCGATTTTCATCTGGTGCCCGATCTCCAGACGCTACGGCTGGCCAGCTGGCTGGACCGCACGGCCCTGGTGATCTGCGATGTGGAGGATGAAGCGAGCCATCAGCAGGTCTCCCTGGCGCCCCGCACCCTCCTGCGCCGCCAGGTGGAACGGGCAGAAGCCCTGGGCTACACCGCCTACGGGGCCTCGGAACTGGAATACTACCTCTTCCGCCTCTCCTACCGGGAAGCGGCCCGTCGGGGCTACCGGGACCTGGACGCAGCCGGCTGGTACATCGAGGACTATCACATCCTCCAGGGCAGCCGGGTGGAGGCCTTCACCGCTGCGGTGCGACGTCACCTGAAGCGATCCGGTGTGCCAGTCGAAAATTCCAAGGGCGAGTGGGGCCTGGGCCAGCACGAGCTGAACATCCGCTACAGCCCCGTCCTCACCATGGCCGACCGCCACGCCCTCTACAAGCAGTGCCTCAAAGAGGTGGCGGACCAGATGGGCCTGAGCGTCACCTTCATGGCCAAATTTGCCGAAGGCCAGGCCGGCTCCAGTTGCCATCTCCACCTGAGCCTCTGGCAGGACGGCACCAATGCCTTTGCTGGCGGTGAAACCTTCGGCCCCGTCCAGGCCTCGCCCCTGTTCCGCTGGTTCCTGGGAGGCTGGATCCACTATCTGCCAGAGCTGATGGTCTTCTACGCGCCTACGGTTAACGCCTACAAACGCTACCAGGCCGGATCCTGGGCGCCTACCCGGCTGGCCTGGAGTTACGACAACCGTACTGCCGGCTTCCGGGTGGTGGGCCGGGGCCAGAGCCTGCGCATCGAATGCCGGGTCCCCGGCGCGGACTGCAACCCCTACCTGGCCTACAGCGCGTCCCTGGCTGCCGGGCTGGAGGGCATCGCCCAACAGATCGAACCGCCGGCCCCCTTTGCCGGTGACGTCTACGCCGCCCGGCACCTTCCCCACGTGCCCCGCAGCCTGGGAGAAGCCACCGACCTCTTCGAGCAGAGCGAATTTGTCCGCCGGGTGCTGGGTGAGGAGGTGGTGGAGCACTACACCCATTTCTTTCGGGTGGAACAGGCCGCCTACGACCGGGCCGTGACCGACTGGGAACGGCGGCGATATTTCGAACGAATCTAA
- a CDS encoding glucose 1-dehydrogenase: MRLQNKVALITGGGGGIGRATAELFAREGARVVVVDINQETGTETVRLVQEAGGDAFFVQADVSRAADCERMVAEAEARYGQLNVLFNNAGIMHSQDDDAVHTDEAIWDLTMAINLKGVFLGCKYGIPALRRAGGGSIINTASFVALLGAATPQIAYTASKGGVLALTRELAVVHAREGIRVNALCPGPLRTEMLMRFLDTEEKRQRRLVHIPMGRFGEAREMAYAALYLASDESSYVTGAEFVVDGGITAAYVTPE; the protein is encoded by the coding sequence ATGCGTTTGCAAAACAAGGTTGCGTTGATCACCGGTGGCGGCGGCGGAATCGGCCGCGCCACGGCAGAGCTGTTCGCCCGGGAGGGGGCCCGGGTCGTGGTGGTGGATATCAACCAGGAAACGGGCACAGAGACGGTCCGGCTGGTCCAGGAGGCTGGCGGGGATGCCTTCTTCGTCCAGGCGGATGTGTCCAGGGCGGCCGACTGCGAACGCATGGTGGCGGAGGCCGAAGCCCGCTACGGCCAGCTCAATGTCCTCTTCAACAACGCGGGCATCATGCACAGCCAGGACGACGACGCGGTCCACACCGACGAGGCCATCTGGGACCTGACCATGGCGATCAACTTGAAGGGGGTGTTTTTGGGGTGCAAATATGGCATCCCCGCGCTGCGGCGGGCCGGCGGCGGCTCCATCATCAATACGGCCTCGTTCGTGGCCCTGCTGGGCGCCGCCACGCCCCAGATCGCCTACACGGCCAGCAAGGGTGGCGTGCTGGCCCTAACCCGGGAACTGGCCGTGGTCCATGCGCGGGAAGGGATCCGGGTCAACGCCCTCTGCCCGGGCCCTCTGCGAACAGAGATGTTGATGCGTTTTTTGGACACGGAGGAGAAGAGACAGCGACGCCTGGTGCACATCCCCATGGGCCGCTTTGGCGAGGCCCGGGAAATGGCCTACGCGGCCCTCTACCTGGCGTCGGACGAATCGTCCTATGTCACCGGCGCGGAGTTCGTGGTGGACGGGGGCATCACCGCGGCGTACGTCACGCCGGAGTGA
- a CDS encoding pilus assembly protein TadG-related protein yields MWITCSTNLVYSRPYEGITGMWIPMENLRGWGKEMRVPWRRLWTDERGATAVLVTLLSMVLLAMAALGVDGANAYLQRWRAQNAADAAALAGARSVALGESRSAVEATIQELTRANQASLLSWAYTDDGRGVVVEVSRRFPTYFAGIIGYPEVTVAAEAAARTGPVVAADNLLPMTVNCMQELVFGQEYLLWDREGEGPGVFGWLDWNGGSRGNNELVDNIENPANSGRWEIGDQIPAGPGVQNSSGVRNALRNWIDRPVTIPLYSQVTGNGANARYEVCGFAEFVITDFNFQGRDKWVRGRFQRALQPGKGSTDPSAPDYGLQAVFLDR; encoded by the coding sequence ATGTGGATAACGTGTAGCACGAATCTGGTGTATTCACGGCCATACGAGGGGATCACAGGAATGTGGATACCGATGGAGAATCTGCGAGGCTGGGGCAAAGAGATGCGTGTTCCATGGCGCCGCCTGTGGACGGATGAGAGGGGCGCCACAGCTGTTCTGGTGACGCTGCTTTCCATGGTCTTGCTCGCGATGGCTGCCCTGGGCGTGGACGGTGCCAATGCCTACCTCCAGCGCTGGCGCGCCCAGAACGCCGCCGATGCCGCGGCTTTGGCGGGTGCCCGCAGTGTGGCCCTGGGCGAGAGCCGTTCCGCAGTGGAAGCCACGATCCAGGAGCTGACCCGGGCCAATCAGGCTTCCCTGCTTTCCTGGGCCTACACCGACGATGGCCGGGGGGTCGTCGTCGAAGTGTCCCGCCGTTTTCCCACCTACTTTGCCGGCATCATCGGCTACCCGGAAGTGACCGTGGCCGCCGAGGCGGCAGCCCGCACCGGCCCGGTGGTGGCGGCGGACAACCTGTTGCCCATGACCGTCAACTGCATGCAGGAGCTGGTGTTCGGCCAGGAATATCTCCTGTGGGACCGAGAGGGTGAAGGGCCAGGCGTCTTCGGCTGGCTGGACTGGAACGGCGGCTCCCGGGGCAACAACGAACTGGTGGACAACATCGAAAACCCTGCCAACAGCGGCCGCTGGGAGATCGGCGATCAGATCCCGGCGGGGCCTGGGGTACAGAATTCCTCCGGCGTACGCAACGCCCTGCGCAACTGGATCGACCGCCCGGTGACCATTCCCCTCTACAGCCAGGTGACCGGCAACGGCGCCAACGCCCGCTACGAAGTCTGCGGCTTTGCCGAGTTTGTCATCACCGATTTTAACTTCCAGGGGCGAGACAAATGGGTGCGGGGGCGCTTTCAACGGGCCCTCCAACCCGGTAAGGGATCCACCGACCCCAGCGCGCCCGACTATGGCCTGCAGGCCGTCTTCCTGGATCGCTGA
- a CDS encoding aldo/keto reductase yields MDYVTLGRTGLRASVIGLGAGGPSRLGQSTGRSEAESVAVVRRALDLGINFIDTAQAYGTEPIVGKALRSVPREQVILSTKMGIFRDGQPVPPAEVAAGVEESLRRLGVDYLDIFHLHGVQVHQYDHAINHVVPVLLRLREQGKIRWLGITESFGSDTRHEALRRALADDCWDVMMVGFNLLNQSARTLIFPQTQARNIGVLIMFAVRRALSNPERLRATLQQLVAAGQVDPAELDLEDPLGFLLHEGGASSLPEAAYRFCRYEPGVHVVLSGTGNVAHLEENVRALLQPPLPPADVARLRALFGRVDSVSGN; encoded by the coding sequence ATGGACTACGTGACCCTGGGGCGCACCGGCCTGCGGGCTTCGGTCATCGGCCTGGGCGCCGGGGGCCCCAGCCGATTAGGCCAAAGCACCGGGCGCAGCGAGGCGGAGTCGGTGGCCGTGGTGCGCCGGGCCCTGGATCTGGGCATCAACTTCATCGACACGGCCCAGGCCTACGGCACCGAGCCCATCGTGGGCAAGGCGTTGCGTTCCGTGCCCAGAGAGCAGGTCATCCTCTCCACCAAGATGGGCATCTTTCGAGATGGCCAGCCGGTGCCGCCTGCAGAGGTGGCTGCCGGCGTGGAGGAGAGCCTGCGGCGGCTCGGCGTCGACTACCTGGACATCTTCCACCTCCACGGTGTCCAGGTGCATCAGTACGACCATGCCATCAACCACGTGGTGCCTGTGTTGCTGCGCCTGCGGGAGCAGGGGAAGATCCGCTGGTTGGGCATCACCGAGTCCTTTGGCAGCGATACCCGGCATGAGGCCCTCCGTCGGGCCCTGGCCGACGACTGCTGGGACGTGATGATGGTGGGCTTCAATCTGTTAAACCAGAGCGCGCGGACCCTCATCTTTCCCCAGACCCAGGCCCGGAATATCGGGGTCCTGATCATGTTTGCGGTGCGACGGGCCCTGAGCAACCCGGAGCGGCTGCGGGCCACCCTGCAACAGCTAGTGGCGGCGGGCCAGGTGGATCCGGCCGAGCTGGATCTGGAGGATCCCCTGGGCTTCCTCCTCCACGAGGGCGGCGCTTCCTCCCTGCCCGAAGCGGCCTATCGCTTCTGTCGCTACGAACCGGGCGTCCATGTGGTGCTCTCGGGCACCGGCAACGTGGCCCATCTGGAAGAGAACGTGCGCGCCCTGCTCCAGCCGCCCCTGCCGCCGGCGGACGTGGCCCGGCTGCGCGCCCTCTTCGGCCGGGTGGACAGCGTCTCCGGCAACTGA
- a CDS encoding VOC family protein, producing MKLEHVAINVPDPAAMAQWWGEHLGMRTVLASQESPYIHFIADEAGSMLELYNNPAAPMPDYASMNPFNLHIAFASADIEADRQRLIAAGATPVGEITTTPAGDKLAFLRDPWQVPFQFVQRKKPLLGE from the coding sequence CTCGAACATGTTGCCATCAACGTGCCCGATCCCGCGGCCATGGCCCAATGGTGGGGCGAACACCTGGGCATGCGCACGGTGTTGGCCTCCCAGGAGTCTCCCTACATCCATTTCATCGCCGACGAGGCGGGCAGCATGCTGGAGCTCTACAACAACCCCGCCGCGCCCATGCCGGACTACGCTTCCATGAACCCCTTTAACCTGCACATTGCCTTCGCCTCTGCCGACATCGAGGCGGATCGCCAGCGGCTGATCGCAGCGGGCGCCACCCCGGTGGGCGAGATCACCACCACCCCGGCCGGCGACAAACTGGCCTTTCTGCGGGATCCCTGGCAGGTGCCCTTTCAGTTTGTCCAGCGCAAAAAGCCCCTGTTGGGTGAATAG